Proteins encoded by one window of Arachis hypogaea cultivar Tifrunner chromosome 1, arahy.Tifrunner.gnm2.J5K5, whole genome shotgun sequence:
- the LOC112706495 gene encoding protein C2-DOMAIN ABA-RELATED 11 isoform X2, translating to MGEGLRLLKITVVRGKTLVIRDFKSSDPYVVVKLGNQTAKTRVINSCLNPVWNEELNFTLTEPLGLLNLEVFDKDVWKADDKMGKSYLNLQPLVSAARLRDILGSSCGETALRKVMPERDNCLVRESIINNNVNGEVVQNVWLRLDGVESGELELTIKLITRVAS from the exons atgggtGAAGGGTTGAGGCTACTGAAAATCACAGTTGTGCGAGGGAAAACATTAGTGATCCGGGATTTCAAGAGCAGTGATCCTTATGTTGTGGTCAAGCTTGGCAATCAG ACAGCAAAGACCAGGGTCATCAATAGCTGCTTGAATCCTGTTTGGAATGAAGAGCTAAATTTCACTCTCACTGAACCATTGGGATTGCTCAATTTG GAGGTATTTGATAAAGATGTTTGGAAGGCTGATGACAAGATGGGAAAATCATACCTGAACCTTCAGCCATTGGTGTCTGCAGCTAGATTGAGGGACATTTTGGGGAGTTCATGTGGTGAAACAGCACTGAGGAAGGTGATGCCAGAGAGAGATAACTGTCTTGTCCGTGAAAGCATCATCAACAATAATGTGAATGGAGAGGTGGTGCAGAATGTTTGGTTAAGGCTTGATGGAGTTGAGTCTGGGGAGCTTGAATTGACCATCAAGTTGATCACTCGTGTTGCCTCTTAG
- the LOC112706495 gene encoding protein C2-DOMAIN ABA-RELATED 11 isoform X1 — protein sequence MGEGLRLLKITVVRGKTLVIRDFKSSDPYVVVKLGNQNVSMIHLTVYQTAKTRVINSCLNPVWNEELNFTLTEPLGLLNLEVFDKDVWKADDKMGKSYLNLQPLVSAARLRDILGSSCGETALRKVMPERDNCLVRESIINNNVNGEVVQNVWLRLDGVESGELELTIKLITRVAS from the exons atgggtGAAGGGTTGAGGCTACTGAAAATCACAGTTGTGCGAGGGAAAACATTAGTGATCCGGGATTTCAAGAGCAGTGATCCTTATGTTGTGGTCAAGCTTGGCAATCAG AATGTTAGTATGATTCATCTAACTGTGTATCAGACAGCAAAGACCAGGGTCATCAATAGCTGCTTGAATCCTGTTTGGAATGAAGAGCTAAATTTCACTCTCACTGAACCATTGGGATTGCTCAATTTG GAGGTATTTGATAAAGATGTTTGGAAGGCTGATGACAAGATGGGAAAATCATACCTGAACCTTCAGCCATTGGTGTCTGCAGCTAGATTGAGGGACATTTTGGGGAGTTCATGTGGTGAAACAGCACTGAGGAAGGTGATGCCAGAGAGAGATAACTGTCTTGTCCGTGAAAGCATCATCAACAATAATGTGAATGGAGAGGTGGTGCAGAATGTTTGGTTAAGGCTTGATGGAGTTGAGTCTGGGGAGCTTGAATTGACCATCAAGTTGATCACTCGTGTTGCCTCTTAG
- the LOC112706495 gene encoding protein C2-DOMAIN ABA-RELATED 11 isoform X3, producing MIHLTVYQTAKTRVINSCLNPVWNEELNFTLTEPLGLLNLEVFDKDVWKADDKMGKSYLNLQPLVSAARLRDILGSSCGETALRKVMPERDNCLVRESIINNNVNGEVVQNVWLRLDGVESGELELTIKLITRVAS from the exons ATGATTCATCTAACTGTGTATCAGACAGCAAAGACCAGGGTCATCAATAGCTGCTTGAATCCTGTTTGGAATGAAGAGCTAAATTTCACTCTCACTGAACCATTGGGATTGCTCAATTTG GAGGTATTTGATAAAGATGTTTGGAAGGCTGATGACAAGATGGGAAAATCATACCTGAACCTTCAGCCATTGGTGTCTGCAGCTAGATTGAGGGACATTTTGGGGAGTTCATGTGGTGAAACAGCACTGAGGAAGGTGATGCCAGAGAGAGATAACTGTCTTGTCCGTGAAAGCATCATCAACAATAATGTGAATGGAGAGGTGGTGCAGAATGTTTGGTTAAGGCTTGATGGAGTTGAGTCTGGGGAGCTTGAATTGACCATCAAGTTGATCACTCGTGTTGCCTCTTAG